The Trueperaceae bacterium genome includes a window with the following:
- a CDS encoding Asp23/Gls24 family envelope stress response protein, whose protein sequence is MSDATTPHLGQDVLFGIAQLALEQVDGLRPLAPPARVGEFLTGRRAKGIRIDRDGDVVDVDLNVTVRYGTEIPAVADRAKRVVREAVASMTGLEVRSVRVTVTGIDVGDAADADGADG, encoded by the coding sequence ATGAGCGACGCGACGACTCCGCACCTCGGGCAGGACGTGCTGTTCGGCATCGCCCAGCTCGCCCTCGAGCAGGTGGACGGCCTGCGGCCGTTGGCGCCCCCCGCGCGCGTCGGCGAGTTCCTGACCGGTCGGCGCGCGAAGGGGATCCGCATTGACCGCGACGGCGACGTCGTGGACGTCGACCTCAACGTCACGGTCCGCTACGGCACCGAGATCCCCGCCGTCGCCGACCGCGCGAAGCGCGTGGTGCGCGAGGCGGTCGCCAGCATGACCGGGCTCGAGGTCCGGTCGGTGCGCGTCACCGTCACCGGCATCGACGTGGGCGACGCCGCCGACGCGGACGGTGCGGATGGCTAG